A single Struthio camelus isolate bStrCam1 chromosome 8, bStrCam1.hap1, whole genome shotgun sequence DNA region contains:
- the DEPDC1 gene encoding DEP domain-containing protein 1A isoform X5, which yields MESRPAAPGPYRATKLWNEVTKHFRAGMPLRKHRQHFKKHGSCFTASEAVDWLHEVLKNNSNFGPEVTRQQTIQLLRKFLKNHVIEDIKGRWGSENLEDNGGLYRFPSTSPLKPLPTWCPSKQNSENFSRDKEKLLKLPHLSRRTLKKHELLKSLENLEKTEPDIIKENKEGALHRKEISQEYVQEIWRNIILIHLQTILGLPSLEEVLRPSQIIPEYVIYNMTNISKHGVVILQNKSEDLPHWVLSAMKCLAYWPRNNDMSQPMYSGFERDVFRTVADYFLSLPEPLLTFEYYELFVNILDLLQPHLERIAIEALQICCLLLPPPNRRKIQLLMRMISRISENVDMPRLHDAMGTRSLMIQTFSRCVLCCAEEVDLDELLSTRLVSFLMDHQQEVFKVPTYLQVAVQDHIEYMKMAQCKYPREEICAILPTYSYCKQITPQEFEEQKLSTSQAAVADLLENIIKDRNLSLKDKKKKLKQFQKEYPLIYRNRFPTTENEAMLFESKPTIKQPMLSLRKPKFRSLRY from the exons ATGGAGagccgcccggctgccccgggcccctaCCGCGCCACCAAGCTG TGGAATGAAGTTACTAAACATTTCCGAGCAGGGATGCCATTAAGGAAACACAGGCAACATTTCAAAAAACATGGAAGTTGTTTTACTGCATCAGAAGCAGTAGACTGGCTTCATGAAGTATTGAAGAATAATAGTAACTTTGGTCCAGAAGTTACTAGGCAACAGACCATTCAGTTATTAAGAAAATTTCTCAAGAATCATGTAATTGAGGATATAAAAGGCAGATGGGGATCGGAAAATTTAGAAGATAATGGTGGCCTGTACAG GTTTCCTTCAACCTCTCCACTTAAACCTCTACCAACCTGGTGTCCATCAAAACAGAACTCAGAAAACTTctctagagacaaagaaaaacttCTCAAATTGCCACACTTATCCAGGAGAACTCTTAAAAAACATGAATTACTGAAGTCTCTG gaaaatttagaaaaaacagaacCAGATAtaataaaggaaaacaaggaagGTGCCCTGCACAGGAAGGAAATAAGCCAGGAATATGTACAAGAAATTTGGAGAAATATCATTCTGATACA TTTGCAAACCATTTTAGGCCTCCCATCTTTGGAAGAAGTTCTGCGGCCGTCACAGATAATTCCTGAGTATGTCATATACAATATGACTAACATAAGTAAACATGGTGTTGTTATTTTGCAGAACAAATcag aagaccTCCCTCACTGGGTGTTATCAGCTATGAAATGCCTCGCCTACT GGCCTAGAAATAATGACATGAGCCAGCCAATGTACAGTGGGTTTGAACGAGATGTATTCAGAACAGTTGCTGATTACTTTCTCAGTCTCCCTGAACCATTACTTACTTTTGAGTACTATGAACTTTTTGTGAATATTTTAG ATCTCCTTCAGCCTCATTTAGAAAGGATTGCTATTGAAGCACTACAGATATGCTGTTTATTGCTTCCACCTCCAAATCGTAGAAAGATTCAGCTCCTGATGCGTATGATCTCTCGGATCAGTGAAAACGTTGATATGCCACGACTGCATGATGCAATGGGCACGCGTTCTTTG ATGATACAGACTTTTTCTCGATGTGTGTTATGCTGTGCAGAAGAGGTAGATCTTGATGAGCTACTTTCTACACGATTAGTTTCATTTCTAATGGACCATCAACAAGAAGTATTTAAAGTACCAACTTACCTGCAGGTTGCAGTGCAAGATCACATAGAATATATGAAGATGGCCCAG tgcaaATATCCAAGGGAAGAAATCTGTGCCATATTGCCCACATATTCATACTGTAAACAAATAACTCCTCAGGAGTTTGAAGAACAAAAGCTGTCTACCTCTCAAGCTGCAGTGGCAGACCTCTTGGAGAACATTATCAAAGATAGGAACTTGTctctgaaagacaaaaagaagaagTTAAAACAG TTTCAGAAGGAATATCCTCTGATCTACCGGAACAGATTTCCTACTACAGAAAATGAGGCTATGCTATTTGAGAGCAAACCTACCATCAAACAACCAATGCTTAGCCTAAGAAAACCAAAATTTCGTAGCCTAAGATACTAA